A portion of the Actomonas aquatica genome contains these proteins:
- the dmpG gene encoding 4-hydroxy-2-oxovalerate aldolase: MTSILVSDPTLRDGNHAVAHQLTEAQIAAYCRAADAAGIPVVEVGHGNGLAASSLQLGLARVSDADMIRVARANLQRSRLGVFVIAGFGTIKRDLGPAIDLGAEVVRVGSHCTEADTTLRHLTYARERGCAAYGNLMMSHMAEPETLREEARKMADAGAQGVVLMDSAGALLPDEVRRRIDVMVQGLDIAVGFHAHNNLGMAVANSVAALEVGATIVDGTARGFGAGAGNTQLEVLVGVLHKLGYETGIDLYKVLELSDLAEEQILETVPVVRSGSIVSGMAGVVSTFAKPAARISRQFGVDARDLFFELGRRKVVAGQEDIIIEVAKELAAKAAEEVAA; the protein is encoded by the coding sequence ATGACCTCGATTCTCGTCAGTGATCCCACCTTGCGCGACGGCAACCATGCGGTCGCGCACCAGCTCACCGAAGCCCAGATCGCGGCCTACTGTCGCGCCGCCGATGCCGCCGGCATCCCGGTGGTGGAGGTCGGCCACGGCAACGGTCTCGCCGCGTCCTCGCTGCAGCTCGGTCTGGCCCGCGTCTCCGATGCCGACATGATCCGCGTGGCGCGCGCCAACCTGCAACGCTCCCGCCTCGGTGTGTTTGTGATCGCCGGTTTCGGCACCATCAAACGCGACCTCGGTCCGGCCATCGATCTCGGAGCCGAGGTCGTGCGCGTGGGTTCCCATTGCACGGAAGCCGACACCACGCTGCGTCATCTGACCTATGCCCGTGAACGCGGTTGCGCGGCCTACGGCAACCTCATGATGAGCCACATGGCCGAGCCGGAAACGCTGCGCGAGGAGGCCCGCAAGATGGCCGATGCCGGCGCCCAAGGCGTCGTGCTCATGGACTCCGCCGGCGCGCTGCTACCCGATGAGGTGCGTCGCCGCATCGATGTCATGGTCCAAGGTCTCGACATCGCGGTCGGTTTTCACGCGCACAACAATCTCGGCATGGCGGTCGCCAATTCCGTCGCCGCTCTCGAAGTCGGTGCGACCATCGTCGATGGCACGGCCCGCGGTTTTGGCGCCGGCGCCGGCAACACCCAACTCGAGGTGCTGGTCGGCGTGCTGCACAAGCTCGGTTATGAAACCGGGATCGATCTCTACAAGGTGCTCGAGTTGTCCGATCTCGCCGAGGAGCAGATCCTCGAAACGGTGCCCGTCGTGCGTTCGGGCAGCATCGTGAGTGGCATGGCCGGCGTGGTGTCGACCTTTGCCAAACCCGCCGCCCGCATTTCCCGCCAATTTGGCGTCGATGCGCGCGATCTCTTTTTCGAACTGGGCCGCCGCAAAGTCGTGGCGGGTCAGGAAGACATCATCATCGAAGTCGCCAAAGAACTGGCGGCCAAAGCGGCCGAGGAGGTCGCTGCTTAA
- a CDS encoding SDR family NAD(P)-dependent oxidoreductase gives MDLGIKGKKAVITGGATGIGAAICAELAREGVSVAFTTRKPDDAAAALAALGGKEAGHYAIVIDIAEEGGPQRMADELRANWGVPDIVINNVGDTLGVTDPLCPITDWRRIFRLNLEVHIETNNCFIPSMKEKGWGRIVNISAGASMENSGPVPYCAIKAAYTAYTRSMGRVLATDGIVMSAVLPGVVFTERGHWATVMEERPEHAEKYLEERTVLKRFGRTDEISPMVALLCSQQASFCVGSIVPVEGGQARHYFHFNGVG, from the coding sequence ATGGATCTAGGAATCAAAGGAAAGAAAGCCGTCATCACCGGCGGAGCCACCGGCATCGGTGCCGCCATCTGCGCCGAACTCGCCCGCGAGGGCGTGAGTGTTGCCTTCACCACCCGCAAACCCGACGACGCGGCCGCCGCGTTGGCGGCGCTCGGCGGCAAGGAAGCCGGGCACTACGCCATCGTCATCGACATCGCCGAAGAGGGCGGCCCGCAGCGCATGGCCGATGAGTTGCGCGCCAACTGGGGCGTGCCCGACATCGTGATCAACAACGTCGGCGACACGCTCGGCGTGACCGATCCGCTGTGCCCGATCACCGACTGGCGCCGGATTTTCCGCCTCAACCTCGAGGTGCACATCGAAACCAACAACTGCTTCATCCCGTCGATGAAGGAGAAGGGCTGGGGGCGTATCGTGAACATCTCCGCCGGGGCCTCGATGGAGAACAGCGGCCCGGTGCCGTATTGCGCGATCAAGGCCGCCTACACCGCCTACACCCGCTCCATGGGCCGCGTGCTCGCCACCGATGGCATTGTCATGTCGGCCGTTTTGCCGGGCGTCGTTTTCACCGAACGCGGCCACTGGGCCACCGTGATGGAAGAGCGTCCCGAGCACGCCGAAAAATACCTCGAGGAGCGCACCGTGCTGAAGCGTTTTGGCCGCACCGATGAGATCAGCCCGATGGTCGCGCTGCTCTGCTCGCAACAGGCTTCGTTCTGCGTGGGCTCCATCGTCCCGGTCGAGGGTGGCCAGGCTCGTCACTACTTTCACTTCAACGGGGTGGGCTGA